The following are encoded in a window of Lacinutrix sp. WUR7 genomic DNA:
- a CDS encoding helix-turn-helix transcriptional regulator, with translation MPIIVNLDIMLAKREMKSKDLAEIIGITTANLSILKSGKAKAVRFSTLEAICKALDCQPSDILEYKED, from the coding sequence ATGCCAATAATAGTAAATTTAGACATCATGCTTGCGAAGCGCGAAATGAAAAGTAAAGACTTGGCAGAAATTATTGGTATCACTACCGCTAATCTTTCCATCTTAAAATCGGGAAAAGCAAAAGCCGTTCGGTTCTCTACACTCGAAGCCATTTGTAAAGCATTAGATTGTCAGCCAAGTGATATTTTAGAATATAAAGAAGACTAA
- a CDS encoding DUF2975 domain-containing protein, which yields MKIKMFGKKSVSALLFWVFLFLLTLVVISTAMYIPNLIQDASSIMLLNLAPLVSYFALLIPLVFLFYAFKKRVLFTKQCIKYLYLFAVFNSLSLIFTWVTFVFFLGMEHIDMFSLSFPNILLITFALFLTSIFKQGFYVQQENELTI from the coding sequence ATGAAAATTAAAATGTTTGGAAAAAAATCGGTTTCAGCATTACTCTTTTGGGTGTTTCTTTTTCTATTAACACTTGTGGTCATAAGTACTGCAATGTATATTCCTAATTTGATTCAAGATGCAAGTTCTATTATGCTGTTAAATCTTGCTCCTTTAGTAAGTTATTTCGCATTATTAATTCCACTAGTCTTTCTGTTTTATGCATTTAAGAAGCGCGTTTTATTTACCAAACAATGTATAAAATACTTGTACCTATTTGCTGTATTTAATTCCTTATCCTTAATATTCACTTGGGTTACTTTTGTTTTCTTTTTAGGGATGGAACACATAGACATGTTCTCTCTGTCGTTTCCAAATATTTTATTAATCACTTTTGCGTTATTTCTTACCTCTATTTTTAAACAGGGATTTTATGTGCAACAAGAAAACGAACTAACTATATAA
- a CDS encoding M61 family metallopeptidase encodes MKKVLLLVMLVLAFAFVEAQPASENISSNPEVSTNYFISFENAAHHEAQIQATFTNIKLGETEIIMSRSSPGRYALHEFVKNVYQVVITDSQGNILETNRIDPYSWKVSGHDGTIKLSYTLFANRGGGTYAQIDETHAHLNIPATFMYMPNLANQGMEVTFNVREDLNWKVATQLKHLQGNTYFASDLQYFMDSPTEISDHSTRSFDVDGQTINFVLHHNGAEAELDTYFDKVKKTVLQQKAVFGELPKYDYGAYSFLACYIPNASGDGMEHRNSTILTSTRALADGGLEGNIGTVSHEFFHCWNVERIRPKSLEPFNFEEANMSGELWFAEGFTSYYDDLTLCRAGLINQEAFINGLTGTFNYVWTSPGRQFFNPIEMSYQAPFVDAARSVDPVNRGNTFISYYSYGSMLGLALDLSLREKGLQLDDYMKLVWTTFGKQEKPYTISDLQNTLNSYAGKDFGDAFFNNYIHKSGMPNYKRLFDMVGVTLVQNTAEIGFGAQVRKGVISSYTTIGLSAYNAGLENGDTIIQIGEYVLSDALELDAVLKNFKPKDVTKVVFERFGNRREAKMTFVANPSYSIATMESKGQVLKANQKKARAAWLEAK; translated from the coding sequence ATGAAAAAAGTTCTATTACTCGTAATGCTTGTTTTGGCATTCGCTTTCGTGGAAGCACAACCTGCTAGTGAAAATATATCTTCTAATCCAGAAGTATCTACAAACTATTTCATTTCCTTTGAAAATGCAGCGCATCACGAAGCGCAAATTCAAGCAACATTTACAAATATTAAGTTGGGTGAAACAGAGATTATAATGAGTAGAAGCTCTCCTGGTCGTTATGCATTACATGAATTTGTTAAAAATGTGTATCAGGTAGTTATTACAGATAGCCAAGGAAATATTTTAGAAACCAATCGTATAGATCCGTATTCTTGGAAAGTTTCTGGACACGATGGTACCATTAAACTAAGCTATACTTTATTCGCTAATCGAGGAGGAGGAACCTACGCACAAATAGATGAGACGCATGCGCATTTAAATATTCCAGCAACCTTTATGTATATGCCTAACTTGGCTAATCAAGGGATGGAAGTAACTTTTAATGTACGTGAAGATTTAAATTGGAAAGTCGCTACGCAATTAAAACACCTACAAGGTAACACCTATTTCGCTAGTGATTTGCAGTATTTTATGGATAGTCCGACAGAAATAAGCGACCATAGTACACGTTCTTTTGATGTAGACGGACAAACCATAAATTTTGTATTGCATCATAATGGTGCCGAAGCGGAACTAGATACTTATTTTGACAAAGTAAAGAAAACCGTACTGCAACAAAAAGCCGTTTTTGGAGAGTTACCGAAATATGATTATGGTGCATATTCGTTTTTAGCATGTTATATTCCTAATGCTTCTGGAGATGGTATGGAACATAGAAATTCTACTATTTTAACGAGCACAAGAGCTTTAGCAGATGGTGGTTTAGAAGGAAATATAGGAACCGTTTCTCATGAGTTTTTCCATTGTTGGAATGTAGAACGTATTCGTCCGAAATCTTTAGAACCTTTCAATTTTGAAGAAGCCAACATGAGTGGTGAACTTTGGTTTGCTGAAGGTTTTACTAGTTATTATGACGATTTAACACTTTGTCGTGCAGGATTAATTAATCAAGAAGCATTTATAAACGGATTAACAGGAACCTTTAATTATGTGTGGACTTCTCCAGGACGTCAATTTTTTAATCCGATCGAGATGAGTTACCAAGCACCTTTTGTAGATGCTGCACGTTCTGTAGATCCTGTAAATAGAGGCAATACCTTTATTTCTTATTATTCCTACGGAAGTATGCTAGGTCTTGCATTAGATTTATCGTTAAGAGAAAAAGGATTGCAATTAGACGATTATATGAAATTGGTGTGGACTACTTTCGGAAAACAAGAAAAACCATATACCATTTCCGATTTACAAAACACTTTAAATAGTTACGCCGGAAAGGATTTTGGAGATGCCTTTTTTAATAACTATATCCACAAAAGTGGCATGCCAAATTATAAAAGATTATTCGATATGGTTGGTGTAACTTTAGTACAAAATACTGCTGAAATCGGATTTGGTGCGCAGGTTAGAAAAGGGGTTATTTCTAGTTATACTACTATTGGATTGTCTGCATATAATGCGGGATTAGAAAATGGTGATACTATTATTCAAATAGGGGAATATGTACTTTCGGATGCTTTAGAACTAGACGCTGTTTTGAAAAACTTTAAACCAAAGGATGTAACCAAAGTCGTGTTTGAGCGTTTTGGGAATAGAAGGGAAGCAAAAATGACCTTTGTAGCCAATCCTAGCTACTCTATTGCTACTATGGAATCGAAAGGACAAGTTTTAAAAGCAAATCAGAAGAAAGCTAGAGCTGCTTGGTTAGAGGCTAAATAA
- a CDS encoding DUF2007 domain-containing protein, whose amino-acid sequence MSDIFKTIAKYQYSTEAQIIKGRLESEGIPVFLSDNFTIETDPLVSNAIGGIKLKVYVEDALQAQHILDTIQKYSVDDEGNAIQCVNCGSNHIAMVSTITDFKSFFSFLIGFLFGTLPFYTKDKYKCDDCNTEFDIK is encoded by the coding sequence ATGAGCGATATCTTTAAAACCATAGCGAAATACCAATATTCTACAGAAGCGCAGATTATAAAAGGCCGTTTAGAATCGGAAGGTATTCCTGTGTTTTTAAGTGATAATTTTACTATTGAAACCGATCCATTGGTAAGCAACGCTATTGGTGGCATAAAATTAAAAGTATATGTAGAAGACGCACTTCAAGCGCAGCATATTCTAGACACCATACAAAAGTATTCTGTAGATGATGAAGGAAATGCGATACAATGCGTAAACTGTGGCAGTAATCATATCGCTATGGTTTCTACTATTACCGATTTTAAATCCTTCTTTTCATTTTTAATAGGTTTCCTTTTTGGTACGCTTCCCTTTTACACCAAAGACAAATATAAATGTGATGATTGTAATACCGAATTCGATATTAAATAA
- a CDS encoding DUF2975 domain-containing protein: MKKIKSLNVFIIALIIIYICYFVGNIYLTFFSDFTDKFRAINKDFFFGYYTQFIIMAFPVFTFIGLLFIKKGLSVIIKEGFFNLKSATQFKTGGKLFLVSGILSFLFDFIIMYDSKSMVLLGNLGQDFLLMIVGFSLYIVADILQSGNIMQQENKLTI; encoded by the coding sequence ATGAAGAAAATAAAATCTCTAAACGTATTTATTATTGCATTGATTATAATTTACATATGTTATTTTGTAGGTAATATATATCTTACTTTTTTTTCTGATTTTACAGATAAATTTAGAGCGATTAATAAGGATTTCTTTTTTGGATATTACACCCAATTTATAATTATGGCATTTCCAGTTTTTACTTTTATAGGATTACTATTTATAAAAAAAGGACTTAGTGTAATTATTAAAGAAGGTTTTTTTAACCTGAAAAGCGCAACCCAATTTAAAACAGGAGGGAAATTATTTTTAGTGTCTGGTATTTTGAGCTTCCTTTTTGATTTTATAATAATGTATGATTCTAAAAGCATGGTTTTATTAGGGAATTTAGGTCAAGATTTCCTTCTGATGATTGTAGGATTCAGCCTATATATTGTTGCAGATATTTTACAAAGTGGAAACATAATGCAACAAGAAAACAAATTAACTATATAA
- a CDS encoding DUF2975 domain-containing protein: MRTILILKRLITVFYYLIFIGLIAQLFRIINQIITGKIHDLKPKIFGEQLDYNSMSLFEIGLSGVVPFVLFYCFFQSLIYLKNSLKDLESGNYFSALVVTNFKKIGILFLVCSIGEVIGKLLFFIFFKSKFHFELDSSVVLFFIMGLFFMFLSEVFQKARRLQQENELTI; the protein is encoded by the coding sequence ATGAGAACCATTTTAATTTTAAAAAGACTTATTACTGTTTTTTATTATTTAATTTTTATTGGCTTAATAGCTCAGTTATTCCGCATAATAAATCAAATAATTACAGGGAAAATACACGATTTAAAACCAAAAATATTTGGTGAACAATTAGACTATAATAGTATGAGTCTATTTGAAATAGGATTATCTGGCGTTGTACCTTTTGTTTTGTTTTATTGTTTTTTTCAATCCCTTATTTATCTAAAAAATAGTCTTAAAGATTTGGAATCTGGGAATTATTTTAGTGCGTTAGTAGTTACTAATTTTAAAAAAATAGGAATCCTTTTTTTAGTATGCTCTATAGGAGAGGTTATAGGTAAACTTCTGTTTTTTATATTTTTTAAAAGCAAGTTTCATTTTGAGCTAGACAGTTCTGTTGTACTATTTTTTATAATGGGATTATTTTTCATGTTTTTAAGTGAAGTTTTTCAAAAGGCAAGGAGATTACAACAAGAAAATGAACTAACCATATAA